The DNA region AAAAAGCTGGAAGGGACGCAATCCCTTTAAAGGTAAGGAAATGCAGATCGAGCAGGGGATGAAAAGATCCGACAGGTATAAAGCACTTCAACTGGAAGGAAAGTCTGAAAAAGAGATCCGGGAAGATTTCAACACCCCAACCAAACTCAGCATCTTTACCTGGAGAGGAAACATTGATACGCTGATGAAGCCTATTGACTCCGTAAAATACTATAAAATGCTGCTGAGAAACGCCATGATGGCCATGGATCCTCAAACCGGCCTGGTTAAAGCATGGGTGGGCGGCATCAACTACGAACACTTTAAATACGATCAGGTAAAAATGGGTACCAGGCAGGTAGGCTCTACAGCAAAACCTTTTACCTATGCAGTCGCCATCGAAAATGGCTATTCGCCTTGTTTCAGCGTGCTTAACGAGCCTGTAACCATAGAAGTACCGGGAAGCCAGCCATGGACACCAAGATCTTCAGGAACGGTACCTGGTTACCTCACTCTGCAAAAGGCCCTGGCCCTTTCACAAAACTACATTGCGGCTTATTTGATGAAACAGGTTGGTCCTACTGCTGTAGCCACCCTGGCTAAAAAAATGGGGATCACCTCTGATGTGCCAGCTTATCCATCTATCGCCCTAGGCTCCTTCGATGCTTCGGTTTACGATATGGTAGGTGCATACAGTGTGTTTGCGAATAAAGGAGTGTGGACTAAACCTACTTATATCCTAAGGATTGAAGACCGCAACGGCGTGGTATTGTACAGTGAAAAGCCTATCCCCGTACCTGCCATGAATGAAGAAGTTGCTTATGTCATGACCCGCATGCTGCGGGGTGTGGTAACCAACGGAACCGGTTGGCGACTGGCAGGCAAATATGGTGTCAAAGGTGCTATTGGCGGCAAAACCGGGACCACACAAAATAACTCCGACGGCTGGTTCATGGGCATTACACCACAACTGGTTGCCGGGGTCTGGACAGGTTGTGAAGATCGGGCCTTTCATTTTATCAGCACTGCACAAGGTGATGGCGCCACTACTGCCCTGCCTATTTTTGCGGGCTTTATGAAGCGTGTTTATGCCAATCCAAAACTAAAAATTTCGCAGGCAGATTTTGAAGTCCCTAAAAATGGAGTGTCCATTACCTACGATTGCAATCAATACCAGCAGCAGGAGCAAAAAACTGAGCTCGACGAGAAGCTGGGCTTTTAATTCCTATTTGTTACCCATATGAGTGCTTTCGATTATAAAAAGGCCCTGACCGATATACCCCATAAACCTGGCGTTTACCAGTATTGGGATACAGATGGCACACTCATATATATTGGTAAGGCTAAAGACCTGAGAAACCGTGTAGGTTCTTATTTCAACAAAGACAACCAGATGAACGGGAAAACCAAAGTACTGGTTTCCCGTATCCGCAAAATTACCTTTACCATCGTTGATACCGAAATTGATGCCTGGCTGCTGGAAAACAGCCTCATCAAAAAGCACCAGCCCAGGTACAACATCATGCTCAAGGACGATAAGACCTACCCCTGGATTATCATTAAAAAAGAACCTTTTCCAAGGGTGTACTGGACTCGAAAAATGATAAAAGACGGTTCCACGTATTTTGGCCCATATGCTTCGGTAGGTATGATGCATACCATTCTGGACCTGATTAAAGAGACTTATCCGCTCCGTACCTGTAACCTGCCCCTTACGCCTAAAAATATTGACGATGGGAAATTCAAGGTATGTCTT from Pedobacter africanus includes:
- a CDS encoding transglycosylase domain-containing protein — protein: MNKKLSQEDIRKYNYGLWKLLIGGMILFALFIIAIGFGLFGELPSFRDIEHPKSNQASEILADDGRVLGTYFVQNRSSVSYQEISPNVINALIATEDVRFKEHSGIDFKRTFTIFLYAIVGKKQGGSTITQQLALNLFSEEGRQKNFLKRILQKFQEWVIAVKLERNYTKEEILVMYLNTVDFGNQAYGIKSAARVYFNTTPDKLTVGQSATLIGILKGISRYSPTRNPERSLARRNTIMGLMVKADLLSQQELDTEKEKPLGLRFSAATVNDGIAPYFRTVLKSDIKKIFQERSILNNGVPYDLDRDGLKIYTTLNYDMQVYAEEAQKEYMKILQASFLKSWKGRNPFKGKEMQIEQGMKRSDRYKALQLEGKSEKEIREDFNTPTKLSIFTWRGNIDTLMKPIDSVKYYKMLLRNAMMAMDPQTGLVKAWVGGINYEHFKYDQVKMGTRQVGSTAKPFTYAVAIENGYSPCFSVLNEPVTIEVPGSQPWTPRSSGTVPGYLTLQKALALSQNYIAAYLMKQVGPTAVATLAKKMGITSDVPAYPSIALGSFDASVYDMVGAYSVFANKGVWTKPTYILRIEDRNGVVLYSEKPIPVPAMNEEVAYVMTRMLRGVVTNGTGWRLAGKYGVKGAIGGKTGTTQNNSDGWFMGITPQLVAGVWTGCEDRAFHFISTAQGDGATTALPIFAGFMKRVYANPKLKISQADFEVPKNGVSITYDCNQYQQQEQKTELDEKLGF